The DNA window CCCCACTCGTCACGTCGTGGGAGGTCGAGAACCTCAAGGCGGAGATCGCCCGGGCCGCGCAGGGGGACCGGTTTCTGCTGCAGGGCGGGGAGTGTGCGGAGTCGTTCGGCAACTGCCGGGCCGACGTCATCACCGGCCGGCTCAAGATTCTGATGCAGATGAGCCTCGTGCTCACCTACGGGCTCAACACGAGCATCGTGCGGGTCGGGCGCTTTGCGGGGCAGTACGCCAAGCCACGCTCCTCGGACACCGAGACGCACGACGGCACGACGCTCCCCAGCTACCGGGGCGACATCATCAACGGCCCCGAATTCTCGGCGGAGGCGCGCCGCCCAGACCCGGAGCGGATGGTGGAGGCCTACTCCAGCTCCTCCCTCACCCTCAACCTCGTACGGGCCCTCGCCGAGGGGGGCTTCGCGGACCTGCGGCACCCGGAGTACTGGGACCTCGACTTCATGGACCACTCGCCGCTCGCGGAGGAGTACCACGCCCTCGTCGACGCGATCGGGGACACGATCGACTTCGTCGAGGCCGTGACCGAGCAGGAGCTCGACTCCCTCGAAAGCGTCACGTTTTACACGAGCCACGAGGCGCTGCTGCTGCCCTACGAGGAGGCCCTCTCCCGCTCCGTCCCGCACAAGGACGGCATCTACAACCTCGGCACGCACCTGCCGTGGGTGGGCAAGCGCACCAATCAGGTCGACAACGCCCACGTCGAGTACGCCCGGGGCATCGAAAACCCGGTGGGCCTCAAGGTGGGGCCGGACATGACGCCGTCGAGGCTCAAGACCCTCGTCCGCACGCTCGACCCCGAGGACGAGCCGGGCAAGCTCACGCTCATCTCGCGCCTCGGGGCCGACACGATTGGCGACCGGCTGCCCGCCCTCGTCGAGGCGGTGCAGGCCACCGGCCAGTCGGTCCTCTGGATCGCGGACCCGATGCACGGCAACACCGAGACGACCGACGACGGCACCAAGACGCGCCACTTCGACAACATCCTGGGCGAGCTGGAGCAGGCCCTCGACGTCCACGCGGCCGAGGGGTCGCACCTGGGCGGCGTACACTTCGAGCTCACCGGCCGGGACGTCACCGAGTGCATCGGCGGGGCCCGCGGGCTGAGCGAGGCCGACCTCGGGCGGGCCTACGAGTCGCGCGTCGACCCGCGGCTCAACTACGAGCAGTCCCTCGAGATGGCCTTCAGCATCGTCCGCAAGTACCGCCAGCTGCACGGGTGAGTCCCCCAGGCGCACGCCGGCCGGCCGCTACAGCGAGACGCTAAACTCCTCGTCCGCCCCGAAGGAACGCACGAGCGCCGCGTAGAGCTGCACGCAGTGCTCGATGTCTTCGGTGTCGGCCACCTCGACGGTCGAGTGCATGTAGCGGAGCGGCACGGACAGAAGCACACTGGGCACGCCGCTGCGGGTCTTGAAGATGGAGTCGGTGTCGGTGCCGGTGCGGCGGCTGCTCGGCTCGTGCTGGAGCGGAATGTCCTCGGCGTCGGCCACCTCGATGACGCGCTCCACGAGCTGCGGGTGGTTGGACGTGCCGTGCGTCACGGTCGGCCCCGCCCCGAGCTCAACGTCGCCGTGCTTGGTGCTGCTGATGCCCGGCGAGTCGG is part of the Salinibacter ruber DSM 13855 genome and encodes:
- a CDS encoding class II 3-deoxy-7-phosphoheptulonate synthase, with amino-acid sequence MSEPTIQDWSLHSWREKDALQQPTYPDEAALEEKLDHVAALPPLVTSWEVENLKAEIARAAQGDRFLLQGGECAESFGNCRADVITGRLKILMQMSLVLTYGLNTSIVRVGRFAGQYAKPRSSDTETHDGTTLPSYRGDIINGPEFSAEARRPDPERMVEAYSSSSLTLNLVRALAEGGFADLRHPEYWDLDFMDHSPLAEEYHALVDAIGDTIDFVEAVTEQELDSLESVTFYTSHEALLLPYEEALSRSVPHKDGIYNLGTHLPWVGKRTNQVDNAHVEYARGIENPVGLKVGPDMTPSRLKTLVRTLDPEDEPGKLTLISRLGADTIGDRLPALVEAVQATGQSVLWIADPMHGNTETTDDGTKTRHFDNILGELEQALDVHAAEGSHLGGVHFELTGRDVTECIGGARGLSEADLGRAYESRVDPRLNYEQSLEMAFSIVRKYRQLHG